Below is a window of Pseudomonas sp. B21-040 DNA.
CCATGCTGGCAAGGTCAAGCGCCATTATTTATGGCACCGCGATCGTTCCCACGCGGAGCGCGTGAACGATCAGCGGGTCAATATTCCAGGTCTGCTCGCTTGAGGTGCATCCCTTCTTGCGTCATCGCAATCCGGTACTTCAACACATCACCCGCCTTGAGCGAGATGATCTGCGAACCCGGTGCGAGCATGCCCGGGTTGCAACCCGGCGCCTGGCCCGGCAGCAGCTTGAGGCGCAAGGACACATTGCCCGGCGGCAGGTTGAACGAGGTGCTTTGTTCCTGGAACAGTCGCGCGGCCAGTTGATCCTGGATGTACACACCGATTTCGCAGGAGGTGGCGACTTCCAGGCGCTCGCGGGAAATGATCAGTACGCCATAGTCCTCCCCGGCGGCTTGAACCGAAGGTGTCGCGGCAAAGAGGCTGAGGAAGCCAAACAGGCTGAGAGCTGACCAGCGCATGGCTGAATCTCCTGAAGTCGAGTCATTGATGCACGCAGCTTGGCCGAGCGCGACGCCGATTGCCAGCCCGGCAGTTTGTTCAAGAACTTGACCTTGCCATGGTGGCAAGCTCGAGACTGCACGCAATCTCAACAAAGGAGCCACACCATGCAAGTGTTCAACGTTCAAGGCATGTCTTGCGGTCACTGTGTCAAAGCCATCACTCAGGCACTTCAAGCCATGGATCCGGCGGCCAGCGTGCGGGTCGATCTGGCGGCCAAGGAAGTCGGCGTTGAAAGCGCGTTGACGGTCGAGCAAGTGATCGCCGCGATCAGCGAAGAAGGCTA
It encodes the following:
- a CDS encoding cation transporter; the encoded protein is MQVFNVQGMSCGHCVKAITQALQAMDPAASVRVDLAAKEVGVESALTVEQVIAAISEEGYEVKVA